A region of Helicoverpa zea isolate HzStark_Cry1AcR chromosome 16, ilHelZeax1.1, whole genome shotgun sequence DNA encodes the following proteins:
- the LOC124637392 gene encoding uncharacterized protein LOC124637392 yields the protein MSFDTEEFIIEIQNRPCIWDSSSIEYSDRNLKIKSWDEIVNIFKEKDEMTRQEKKQLADSLQKRWKSIRGCFTRELNRQKSLKSGSGSGPRKSEYIYFKQLQFLQNVVALREPEATDSDVEIGDPDLLQDKTSPKRMKKKQKTATEDYNFLEVLNKSIKSREQYELENQDEDRLFMMSLVSTLKKVPPQKKMATKIKIMKILEEATCSVPNSDDSV from the exons atgagTTTCGATACTGAAGAATTTATCATTGAAATACAAAACCGTCCTTGTATATGGGATAGTTCATCCATTGAGTATTCCGATcggaacttaaaaataaaaagttgggaCGAAATAGTAAACATATTCAAAGAAAAAGACGAAATGACAAggcaagaaaaaaaacaactag ccGATTCTTTACAAAAAAGGTGGAAAAGTATCCGTGGTTGCTTCACACGAGAACTGAACCGACAAAAATCTTTGAAATCCGGATCGGGTAGTGGACCACGTAAAAgcgaatatatatattttaaacaacttCAGTTTCTACAGAATGTTGTGGCATTAAGAGAGCCGGAAGCTACAGATTCTGATGTTGAAATTGGAGATCCAGATTTGCTACAAGATAAGACAAGTCCGAAAAGAATGAAAAAGAAACAGAAGACTGCAACTGAAGATTACAATTTTTTAGAAGTCCTTAACAAATCCATCAAAAGTAGAGAACAATATGAACTTGAAAATCAAGATGAAGATAGGTTATTTATGATGTCTTTAGTAAGCACTTTAAAAAAAGTGCCTCCTCAGAAAAAAATGgcaaccaaaattaaaataatgaaaattcttGAAGAAGCAACTTGCTCTGTGCCCAACAGTGATGATAGTGTATAA